One stretch of Armigeres subalbatus isolate Guangzhou_Male chromosome 2, GZ_Asu_2, whole genome shotgun sequence DNA includes these proteins:
- the LOC134214892 gene encoding transcription initiation factor TFIID subunit 11: MENILEPSSSDDNMPSDGKKDLQSLLSSEDDFFDGTPPTSSIKIEPTQLQEEIVRTTGPATYSLKTEEFEDIIFPEIGRESINISSGAIALSKEQKDLERAKRKEMKSKRIMEEEELEKMQVLVSNFTEEQLDRYEMYRRAAFPKAAVKRLMQTITGCSVSQNVVIAMSGIAKVFVGEVVEEALDVMEHTGETGAIQPKYLREAVRRLRIRGQIPSGRGHKQFFKVN, encoded by the exons ATGGAAAACATTTTAGAACCTAGCAGCTCCGACGACAACATGCCATCCGATGGCAAAAAAGATCTTCAATCGTTACTTTCCTCGGAGGATGACTTCTTCGATGGGACACCGCCTACCTCATCGATAAAAATCGAACCAACTCAGCTGCAGGAAGAAATTGTCCGCACCACGGGCCCTGCCACGTATTCGCTTAAAACGGAAGAATTCGAGGACATTATCTTTCCGGAAATTGGCCGAGAGAGCATCAACATCAGTAGCGGCGCTATCGCCCTCAGCAAAGAGCAGAAAGATCTCGAGCGAGCCAAGCGGAAAGAGATGAAAAGCAAACGAATCATGGAGGAGGAGGAGCTGGAGAAGATGCA GGTGCTGGTATCGAACTTCACCGAAGAGCAACTGGACCGGTACGAGATGTATCGCCGGGCGGCATTCCCTAAAGCGGCAGTCAAGCGGTTAATGCAAACCATCACCGGCTGTTCGGTTTCGCAGAATGTGGTCATTGCGATGTCCGGCATAGCGAAGGTGTTTGTCGGTGAGGTGGTGGAGGAAGCGCTGGATGTGATGGAACACACCGGCGAAACGGGAGCCATTCAGCCCAAGTATTTGCGGGAGGCGGTGAGACGGTTACGCATCCGTGGGCAGATTCCTAGCGGACGGGGACATAAGCAGTTCTTTAAGGTTAATTGA
- the LOC134209137 gene encoding uncharacterized protein K02A2.6-like, whose amino-acid sequence MLEVSIIETLPLTVNDLARSTAADCTVRVLLQGLKNGKKIDARDRFGIDQNEFALQQGCIMRGIRVYVPPELRQNVLTELHSTHFGTTRLKSLARGYVWWERIDKDIEELVRSCASCQMTRPDPVKVPLHCWETAKEPFERVHVDFADPFRGTYFIVFVDAYTKWPEVKILRDITTSTTIYACREFFAAYGIPAVLVSDHGVQFTSAEFQRFLKINGVFHKMGAPYHPATNGQAERFIQTFKNKMKALNCDKSKMHSELCNILLSYRKTIHQATGKSPSMMLFNRQIRSRLDLMVPNTTSTVDNPEVAIKSFVEGTRVAARDYLDKEKWKYGHVAEKLDLGCNVVGFVVQRKCAIDPSIEGTGKCKCDSTSKGVCAERDKKQTRETGR is encoded by the exons ATGCTGGAAGTCAGTATAATTGAGACACTGCCATTGACGGTCAACGATCTTGCCAGATCGACCGCTGCTGATTGCACAGTACGTGTGCTATTGCAAGGTTTGAAGAATGGGAAGAAAATCGATGCGCGAGATCGTTTTGGGATCGACCAAAATGAGTTCGCTCTTCAACAGGGATGCATTATGCGCGGAATTCGTGTGTACGTTccaccagagctgcggcaaaaTGTACTAACGGAATTGCACTCCACTCACTTTGGTACCACACGGCTGAAATCGCTCGCTAGAGGGTACGTCTGGTGGGAACGAATCGACAAAGACATCGAGGAGCTTGTACGAAGTTGTGCGTCTTGCCAGATGACACGTCCTGATCCTGTTAAAGTGCCACTACACTGCTGGGAAACGGCAAAAGAACCCTTCGAAAGGGTGCACGTTGATTTCGCCGATCCATTCAGGGGTacgtattttattgttttcgtcGATGCTTATACGAAATGGCCAGAGGTGAAGATTTTGCGAGACATTACTACAAGTACCACTATCTACGCGTGTCGTGAATTTTTTGCTGCCTACGGGATACCTGCTGTGCTCGTTAGTGATCATGGCGTACAATTTACGTCAGCCGAGTTCCAGAGGTTTCTGAAGATCAACGGTGTCTTCCACAAGATGGGTGCTCCGTACCACCCGGCTACGAACGGGCAGGCAGAGCGTTTTATCCAAACGTTTAAGAACAAAATGAAGGCTCTCAATTGCGATAAGTCCAAGATGCACTCTGAGCTTTGCAACATCTTGCTTAGTTACAGGAAAACTATACACCAGGCTACAGGGAAGTCGCCTTCGATGATGCTGTTCAACAGACAAATCCGGTCTCGTCTTGATTTAATGGTACCGAATACAACTAGCACTGTGGACAATCCAGAAGTTGCCATCAAATCATTTGTCGAGGGGACGCGAGTGGCTGCTCGTGACTATTTGGACAAAGAAAAGTGGAAGTACGGTCACGTTGCTGAAAAGCTGG ATCTGGGTTGTAACGTCGTCGGCTTTGTCGTCCAGCGAAAGTGTGCCATCGATCCGTCTATCGAAGGAACGGGCAAGTGCAAGTGTGATAGCACTTCGAAGGGAGTGTGCGCGGAACGCGATAAGAAGCAAACACGAGAAACGGGACGGTGA